The genome window TGGCTCTGCTTCCCAAGTTGCCGAACTTGGCGACCGCCTCCTTGGCGACCATCTTGTTCGAGTAGTTGACGACATAGGTGAGGAGGGGTCCGAACTGCTCCGATAGTTTCATCTCCACCGTGTACTTGTCGAGCGCCTTGATGGAGATCACTTTCGCGAACAACGAGCCGCGCAGGAACTGCGGCGAGGGCGTTCGGATGCGGTCGAAGCTGTACACGACGTCGTCCGCAGTGAACTCGCGCCCGCTGACCGGAGCAATGTCCTGGAACTTGACTCCCTTGCGCAGATGGAACGTGAACGTCAGGCCATCTTTGCTGACGTCCCAGCTCTCGGCGAGGCCCGGCACGATGTCTCTCGACACTGGATCAACGGTCATCAGTGTGTCATAGCACAGGTCAAGCGCCACGTCGAGCGCGGCGTTGTTGGTGTGCGGATCGGCGTCGGGAGAGCGCGTGTAGCTGGCGTGCGTGAACATGCCGCCGCGCTTGGGGGAACCCGCCGAGGAAGCTGGAACCGCAGGTGTCTCTCGCACAACGGGTGCGGGCGTCGGAAGGGTCGCAGTCGCGGCGAGCGCGGGCGCTCTGGGCGCGGCAGTCGGCGCGGCGGCCGGAGGATTGGATGCGGATTGCGGCTGTGCCGGGGCGGGCGCGGCGGCGGGCGCCTGCGCCGGTGCACAACTCGCCAGGATGACGGACACAACGGCTATGAGAGTCACGTGCACTGCAAGCCGGTTTCGGTGGTGCATGGCCTTTTCCCCCCTTTTGGGTTTTTTGCTAAGGGCCTCTTCCAAAGCAATCATCCAAGAAGCCGGATGCGTGGTTTTCCGCGGATGGCGCATTATGGCGCATTATGGTACTCCTTTGCGGCCCTTGTCAACTGAGTATGTAAATCATTGGTCACCATTGTCAGTCTTGTCACATAATGCAATCGGTCGAGTCAATTATTGCGGAGGCTCTGCGCCCGACAAATGTGCAGGTGAGTTGACCAGGGATGCCCAAGCGCATTAAGATGTGCTCGCTGAATTTACGCCAGTTTTTGGGCACTGCTGGCACCGTACTGATCTGCAGGGCGAGTATGTTCCGTTCATTGGCTTCGGACGGCCGCGGTGGTCTCCGACGCGGAGACAAAGCCGTTCCCGCGCAGGAGCAGAGATCCAGCCCCGGGGCATATTGACATCCCGATAGGAGCATAGGCATGGGCATGGTATTGGAAGGCATCAAGGTCATTGACATGTCTCAGTACTTCGCCGGGCCGGGCACGGCCATGTACCTGGCGGACCTGGGCGCTGATGTCATCAAGGTGGAGCCCCTCGCGGGCGACTCCTGCCGGACGCTGCACACGACCCCGCGTCTCGGCCCGCTGAGCAAACCGTTCCTGGTACTGAACCGCAACAAGCGGAGCATCGCGCTGGACCTCCGCAAGCCGAAAGCCCGAGAGGTAGTCTACCGCCTTCTGGACAAAGCGGACGTCTTCATCCACAACTTCGTCGTCGGCGACGACGTGAAGTTCGACATGGACTATCCCACGCTCTCGAAGCGGAATCCGCGACTGGTGTACGCCCACATTACCGCCTACGGCACCATCGGCCCGTACGCCAAGATGCCCGGCTATGACATCGCAATCCAGGCGCGCATGGGCATCACGGGCGCGCGCCGCATGCCCGACGGCACGCCCGTCAGTTCCCCGGTGCTGGTCGCCGACATGTCCGCCCCCATGCTGCTCTCCTTCGGCATCACGGCCGCGCTGCTCGACCGCCACCGCACCGGCAAGGGTCGCCTCGTCGAGACGTCGCTGCTCGACCTGATTGTGGCAATGCAGGGCTACACGCTCGTCAAGGTGGAAGGCGACGACCCGACGCTGCCCGGCTCGCAGTCCAACGTCCAGTACAGCCCCTATCGCTGCGCCGACGACAAGTGGCTCGTCGTCGCTTTCATCACCGATCAGAAGTGGACACAGCTCTGCGAGGTGATGGACCTGGCGCACCTGGCCACCGACCCGGCGTACGACAACTACATGAAGCGATTGGCCGCCAGCGCAGAGATCGGCGCAGTGCTCCAAGAGATCTTCGCCACGAAGTCGCGGGATGAGTGGATCAAGCTGCTGGAGGCGGCGGAGGTTCCCTGCTGTCCCGTGAACGACCGCGAGGACGTCTTCGACGACCCCCAGGTGCGCGCCACCGAGGCCATCATCTCCTACGACCACCCCATAGCAGGTCGAGTCTGGTTCATGAACACTCCCCTGCAGATATCCGGCCAGGAGCGGCGCGTCCGCCTTCCCGCGCCGCTCGTCGGCGAGCATACCGACGCCATTCTGAAGGAGACGGGCTACGCGGCGACCGAGATTGCGGCGCTGCACAAAGAAAAAGTCATCGCATAACAAGGCCTGAGGGAAGAAGCTATGGCAGAGACGCCGACGCAGTGGAAGGTTGTACCGGACTTTCCGACCAAGGAGGTCCTGTACGAGAAGCGGCGCTATGAGAACGGGAGCGTGGCGCGCATCACGTTCAACCGCCCGGAGCGCTTGAACGCGGTGACGCGCACCGGCATGGAGGAGGTCTGTGCCGCCTTGTACGACTGCAGCACCGACGAGGACGTCGGCGTGGTCGTGCTCACCGGTTCCGGCGAGAAGGCCTTCTGCGCGGGTGGCGATGTGGAATGGGAAGCCGCGGGCGGCCTCAAAAAGCACCTCAGCGCGCCCGCCAGCATCAACGGCGCGCTGCTCGACTGCTCGAAGCCAAGCATCGCGGCGGTGAAGGGCTATGCCATCGGCGCGGGCAACCACTGGGCATACTACTGCGACCTGACTGTCGCGGCGGACAACGCGGTCTTCGGCCAGAACGGGCCGCGCATCGGGTCGCCCGCCGACGGCCTCCTGTCGTCATACCTGACCCGCGTCGTCGGGGCCAAGAAGGCCAAGGAGATATGGTTCCTTTGCCACCAGTACACGGCGCAGGAGGCGCTGGCGATGGGCCTGGTGAACAAGGTCGTGCCCGTCGCGCAGCTTGACGCGGAGGTCGAGAAGTGGTGCCTTGAAATCCTTGACATGAGCCCCAGCATCCTCAAGATGCTCAAGGCCAGCTTCAGCCACGACATTGAGTACATGCGCGGGACGCAGGGACGGTTCCAGCGGCTGATCGCTCCCCAGTGGTTCGAGAGCGAGGAGATCAAAGAGGCCCAGAAGTCATGGTTCGAGAAGCGCAAGCCGCGTTTCGGCCAGTTCCGTCAGCGGCGACAAAGCTAAGGCGGGAGTGAGGAAAGCCATGGACATCCTTTTCGTCTGCAAGAGCGCCTCCGGCAGCTCGGTCCTCACCGCCCTGGTGCTGGCGGCCCAGGCGCGGGACGACGGCAAGAACGTGGGCGTGCTGTTCACCGAAGCCGCCCTGGCCGCGGTCTGCGGGCGCGGCTTCGATTGGCCCCCGCTTCTGCGGGGACGGCAGGAGCAGATGACTATCGCGCGCAACGCCAAAGAGGCCGCGATTCCCGTCGTGAGCGCACTCGACGGACGCCAGACGGACATCATGGCGCTTGTCCGCGCCACGGGCGCCAGGGGCGTGCGCCTGCTGGCGTGTCCCCTCTGGTCAAAGCTCCTCGCCCCGCTGGAGATTCCGCCGGAGCTTGGCCCCCTGTCCCAGGACGCGCTGCAGAAGCTCATTGGACAGGGGAAAGTGGTGTCAGCGTTCTAAGCAGTCAGGCCGGAAGAGGCCGCGCCGCACACGCGCCGACCTCCGTGGAGCGCTCGTGAGCCAGGCGCGTTTCAGCTTCCGAGGAGATCAAAGAGGGCGTCTCGATAAGCGCGGCGCTTCTCCTCCGAGATGAAATAGCCGGGTTCGCTCACCATCACGTGGTCCGCCATGTCGTCGTAGCGCCGTATCTGCTGCCGCACGTCGTCCGGGGTGCCCGCCGCCGTGAAAACGTCCACCATCTCCTCGGTCACGCAATCGGTCACCGAGGAGCCGAAGCCGCCGTTCTTGCGAAACGCATCCTGCACCCGCCGCGCTTCTTCCTGAAAACCGTGATAGGCCATGTACGGCTCGTAGGTGCGCACCGAGGCGTAGAACGCAACCACCCCCGCGGCGTCGCGGCGGGCCTCTTGTCTGTCGCGGGAGATGGCGACGGTCAGGGACGGGAGAACGTGAAAACGCGACGGGTCCCGCCCCGACCGCGCCAGACCGATGCGCACGTTGGGCTGGATGACCTCTCGACACCATTTGGGGGTGAGCAGGGCATGGCCGATAAGGCCGTCACCCACCTCTCCCGCGGCTCGGCACATGCCCTCTCCGACGGCCGCCACGTAGATGGGAATCGTGGGGCGCACGGGCTTCACGGGCCTCTGGTAGCCCACTATATCAATGTCGTAGTATTGGCCCTTGAAGCGCATGGGTTGACCGGCGTGAGCCTTCTCGATGATCATGCGCACCACTTGCACGCATTCCTTGAGATGCGGCGCGGGTCGTCCGTAGTTTTGGACACCATGCCATCGCTCATTCAATCGCTGGACTCCTGTCCCCAGTCCCAGCACGAAACGCCCGTCAGTGACTGCGTCCATGTCCAGGGCGCTCAAAGCGGTCTCCAGCGGACTGCGCACAAATGCCAGGGCTATGCCAGCCCCTAAGCGGACGCGGCGCACATGGGTGGCCACCGCCGCCAGCGGGATAAACGGCGTCGAATGGAGCTCCTGCGACCAGAGCGTGTCAAGTCCCAAAGACTCGGCGCGCTTTGCCACGGGCAGCAAATCCGGCCCCGCGCCTTCATGAAGGTGGTAGGAGAATTTCCCGTGTTTCATCCTGTGCCTCCTAAAAATAACGGAGCCGCCGTTTCCATTGCTCTGGCTCGTCTCGTGACGTCATATGATACAACGTCGCCAATCATGACCCATCCACGCATGAAGGAACTCGGCAATGGCGGCCACAACGTGCGAAGGAAGGGATCTCGAACCTTCCGGCTACAAGGGCGAGTTCAGCGAAGCGCACAGGTTCTTCCACCCGCGACATGACTGCCTGGCCTGCGCGGCTGGACTTTGGCCCGCCGCGCGACTCTGCTCGATGGCAAGTGCGGGTGACACCCGCAGCGAAACGAACGTCGGCCCAGGCGTGCGCAGGAGGTCGTTCATCGCCAGGGCCAACGACAAGCTGGCCGCTTGCCTGGCGCGCAAGTTTTCTGTAGTATACTTGCGCATTACATCCTGCCAAGCAACGCGAGAGACGAATGAGCAACACTTCGACGGCCATCGCAACCCAGGTACTGGACCCCGGCCCCGCCGAGTCAAAGCAGGCAGACCAGCGCCCCGCGCCGCGCGTGGCCTCCCTGTCTGGCAAGCGCATTGCCTGGGTGGGCAACCATAAGCAGAATGCGGATGTGGTGCTGGGCACGCTCGCGCGGGGCGTGCAGGATGCAACTCACGCCCTTGAGGTTGTCGCGCACGAGAAACGCGGCCCGAACGTGCCCACCGATCCCGCTGTGCTCGACCGCCTGGCGCGCGAGTGCGACGCCGTGATCATCGGGCTTGCGGACTGAGGCTCGTGCACGGCGTGGAGTGTCCACGACAGCGTTGAGTTTGAGCGACGTGGCGTGCCTACCGTGGTCGTAACGTCCACCGCGTTCTCCAGCGCGGCCCGCGGCGTGGCGAGCTCGCTGAGGATGCCCGACATCTCGTTCATCGTCCTGCCTCACCCCATCGGCGGCCTCACGCGCGAGGCGGCTCACGCCCTGGCCGAGAAGGCGTCCGGCGAGGCCCTCAGGGCGCTGACTCTCGCGCCACAGACATGCCCATGACCGTCGGTAAGCCGGTACTGACCTCTCGCCGTCACGCCGCCAGCGCCGACTCCGAAGAGGTGCAGGCGCTGTTCGAGCGCATGGGCTACAACGACGGCCTGCCCATCGTGTCGCCCACGGAGGAGCGCGTGCTGCGGATGCTGGGCGGCGCCGATTGGGACCCCGCGCGGGAGATCGGCAGCATTGCGCCGCGTCAGGGCCTGGCGACTGTCGAGAAGGTGGCGGTGAACGCCGTCATGGCGGGCTGCTTACCCGAGCAAATGCCCATCCTGCTCGCCGGCGTGCGCGCCATCGCCGAGCCGGGGCTAAACCTCTTCGCGGCGGAGTCCAGCACCGGCCCCTACGCGACGCTGATGGTGGTGAATGGGCCTGTCCGTCACGCCGCGCGCATCAACTGCGGCTCGAACGCCCTGGGGGTAGGCGCGCGGGCGAACGCGGCCATCGGGCGGGCGCTGCGCCTGGTCATCATCAACGTGGGCGGCAGCGTCTCCGGCAAGACGAACATGGGGACCCTGGGACAGTCGGCCATGTTCACCTGCTGCGTCGGCGAAAACGAGGAGGCGAGCCCCTGGGAGCCGCTGCACGTGGAGCGCGGCCACACGCAAGACGTCAGCACCGTGACGTGCATCAACCTGCGCGGCATGTACGACACGTTTTCTTCCAGCCGCGACGCAAGGGAGATCGCGCGGGTGATAGCGGGCGGAATGACGCCGCTGGGCAGCGGGAACGTCTACTACGGCGGCGAGCCGGGCGTGCTCATCTGCCCGGAGCGGGCGAAGACGCTGGCAGCGGGCGGCTACATCAAGCTATCGCTGAAGCAAGAGCTGTTCGAGCGGGCGCGCGTGCCCTTCGGCCTCATACCAAAGCCTGAGCAGGAGCTGTTGCTGGGTCTCCGCGGCGACATGTTCCCCGAATGGAAACCTGACACGATGGTGCCGGTGGCGCGCAGGCCTGAGGACATCTTCCTGGTCGTCACTGGTGGAGTGGGCGCCCACTCCATGCACCTGATGACGCAAGGCGAGTCCAGCAAGTCCCAGACGGTGGTCATTACCCGCGAGGACGGCACACCGCTGCGGATACCCGCCGTCAGCCAGCCTACTCCACCTCCGGCATGACCTTCTCCGCCCATGTGCAGGCGAAGCCGAGGGTGGAGATCATCAGCGGGCTGACCAAGTCGCCGCCGCAACCAGCGAGGCAGGCTGACGCGTGTCCAAAACATTGGCCGAGCGTATCGGCGTTGGTACACTCGGTTTGCATTTAACGTCCCTGTTCTGTCATTCTGAGCAAAGCAACGAATCTACCTTTGTTGCAAGCAAGCCTAGACCCTTCGCTACGCTCAGGGCGACACGATGCTGGACACGCTGGAGCGCATCGCGGCGGCGCTGGGCAGCCTTGAGCCTAGCGCGACATCCAAACGTTGGGCAAGACGTTCGCGTCCACGCCCCTGTCGAACTCGGGCCAGTTCTTCACGTCGTTCCAAGCCATGAGGTACCCGTGGAAGAACCCGAGGTGTATCCCGGGCATGACGTCAATCAGCCGCTGCTCCATTTTGCGCACGAGCTTGCTGCGCTCCGAGGGGTCCGTGAGCCTCCCCTGCTCGTCATAGGCCTTCACGAACTCCGCGTCGTCGAAGTACGAGTAATTCAATCCACTGGTCGGGAGAAACCAAAGCGACGCATTGTCGGCGGGGTCGGGGCGCAAGTTGGTAGTGCCTTGCAGTTGCCCCATCTGAAAATCGCCTCGACCGAACTTCGCGAAGACAGTGGCATCCTCCAAGACGTCAACATTAGCCTGGATGCCTATTTTGTTGAGCTCGTTCGCCATGAACACCGCCTGGTTTTTGAAGTCACTCAGGGGCCGGCTGGTGAGCGTCGCCTTGAACCCGTTGGGATAACCAGCCTCGGCCATCAGGCGTTTGGCTTCAGCCTGGTCCAGTTGCTTCAGGGCGGTATCTTCCCTGAAACCAGGGAGCTTCATAAGCTCGTCAAATGGGATACCGGAGGGCTTACTGTACGTAAACCAGAAGCCAGGCCGACCCGCGCCCTCGAACAACACGGTCCGAGCCTGAGCGCGGTCAGTCGCCAGATGGATGGCACGCCGGACGCGAATATCGCTGAATGGTTGTGTCTTCAGGTTGAAAATCATGTACGGTGAACCCTGGACGATGGTGGGCCAAAGCCGGACGGGCAGCTTGTCCTGCTCGACGGTCGTCTTTTCGGTCGGGGTCAGTTGTGAGAAACGCGTGCTCGCGACACGGACGCGCCCCGTGCGGAGGGCGGCGAAGCGAGTGGCGCGGTCCGCGACGATGTGCCACGTCAATCCGTCGAGATAGGGCTTGCCTTCTTGCCAGTAAGAGGCATTTCGAACAAACTGGAGACTGACACTCGGAGTGTAGGACTGAAGCTTAAAAGGTCCCGTTCCCACGTGCTGGCGCCGTGGATCACCGCCCCCCTCGATCCACTTCTTGGAGTAGATAGGGATGTAAGTAAGCGAGTCGAGGAAGGAGGCACTCGGCTCGTTGAGGACGAGTTGCAAGGTTGTACCGTCGAGGACTTTCGCTTCCTTGATGGGCTTGAGCTGCGCCATCCAGACACTCTTGACTCCCTGGGGCGGACGGGCGTAGCGCTCGAACGTGAACTTGACATCGTCCGCGCTAAATGGCGAGCCGTCTTGCCATTTGATTCCCGACTGGAATTTGAAGGTGATGACCGTTCCATCTTTGCTGACGTCCCAACTGTTCGCCAGGTGACCTTCGATGGGTATGTCCGATTTCCACGCATTGCGGCGGACTATGGACTCAACGGTCGCCCTGCCGGGCTCCCAAACGTTGACTGTGTTTTCCCCGTTGAAGTCGAGAGAGGGAATATCGGCACTCAGAGTCAGGGCCAGCGTGCCGCCATATGCTGGCTTTTCGGGAGCGGGCTGTGTTGGCGGGGGTGTCGGTTCCGCTGGCCTGGCGCTTGCTTGCGTCGGAGGCGTCGGCCTGGGAGCCGCGGATGTCGGAGCCGGAGAAACAGGGGATGCCTGCGCAGCTGGTACAGCAGGCGTACTGGTGGGCCTACTGTTTGAGACGGGTGCGGGACTGCAGGCACCGATGCTTAGAGCTACTACGCTCAGGATGGCGAACACTTTCAAGAGCCAGCGGGTGTTCTTCATGAAGCCTCCTTCTGCACCAGGGCGTCTCGCCGCGAGGTTGTCCGACCGCTCACCTCTGCACGAACTCGTGAACAGACTTCACGGGAACGCCGTCACGACGGGCGATGGGCACGGTCTGAGAGATGCTCATGCCGCCCAATGTCGGGATGTGCGTCGAGTGGTCTCCGGGGCCGCCAGTGACGATGATCAGCACGTGTTGCGGGCTGTCCGCGTAGGGCACCATCGTCTCGGACGTGTGGTTGGGAAACTCCTTTGCACGCCAGCTCATAGAGAACCTCTGCTCTGTCTCCGGACTGCGTCCGAGCTGTACCTTCGAGTTCTCATACATATGGCGCTGCACGTCCGCCTTGGAGAAGCCGGCGTTCGCCAGCATGTTCGCCCATTCCGGGCACAGCAGCAGAATGGGCTCTCCCCCGTAGAAGACGTTCGCGTTTCCCAGGGGCTGTATGCTGCCCGCCAGCACGCTCAGGATACGCCCAATCTTGTTGCTGAAACAGATGATGTCATAGGACCCCCGCGTGCTGACCGCAGTCACCGTGCTGACGTTGCGGTCGAAGCCCCTGTCTACGTGCAACGGCGTCCACGGGTTGCGTTCTTCGTTCTCTCCGATGCAGCACGAGAACTTCGCCGCCTGCCCATGCGTCGACATGCACGTCACGCCGGGGAAGCTCCCGCCGACGTTCATGATGACCAGTCGCAACGCGCGCCCTATTGTCGCGTTCGCCCGGTAGCCGGGACCGAGGAGGCCAGAGCTGCAGTTGATGTCCAGCTCCTTGCGAATAGGCCCGTTGACGATGAACATCTGGCCGTGCGCCCCAGTGCTCGTCTCGGACGAGTAAAGATTGAACGCGGGCGCGGACACGGCGCGCACACCCGCCACGATGACGGGGAAGTACTCGGGCTTGCATCCCGCCATGACGGCGTTAATGGCGACCTTCTCGACCGTCGCCGGACCCCAGCGCGGCGCCACGAGTCCGATAAGCTCTTCAGGCGCCAGGTCCGTGTAGCGAAGCATGGCGAGCACCCGCTCTTCGGTGGGCGGCACAACGGGCAACCCATCAGCAAGCCGATGTTCTACGAAATAGTCCTGAAGGCCGTCCCAGTCTGCTGGAGCGTCCATGCGTCGAGCGGTCAGCGGCATATCTCGTGCTACTCCTTGTCAATTCAATTGATCGCGGAGTGGAACGCTTAGTGAGTTACCCTAAGTCGCACATTTCGCCCTCGCATTTGGCCGGAGGGCTTTTCGTCGCGGAAGACGAGCTTGCAGCGCTCCTCTTGGTCTGAACCGGCTGCGATAGGAGTGGAGCCTGGGCGGCGAGTGAGGCAGCAGCGGCTTGCGCATATCCCTCCGCGACCTTGCGGGCCGCCTCTGGGGTCAGAGCATTGAGCGGGTGGGGTAGCTCAACGATGCGGAGATCAGGCATTCCCAACGTGGCGGCTTCTTCCCTGGCAGGACCCATGAAGACTGAGGAGCAGAGAATTACACCGGCGATGCCTCTCTTTTCGAGCTCAATGCAGTCGTGGATACTCCACGCGGTGCAAGCGCCTCAGTCACCCAGCCCCGTGACGACAGCATCGTATGTCGTTGCGATTTGGTCGAGGATGGGGCCCTCCGCCGGTGTCGCGGGGCCTCGTTTCGCGATGAGGTCCACTCTTGCGGCGCCGTATTGCGCGACAAGTATCTCGCCGACTCTTCCAAGAATCACGTTAGCGTTCGGCTTGATGTTGTCCAATAACGCCACGGCTTTCCCCTTCAGCGACGGTAACCGTGGGGCTACAGGGTGGGCCGCCGGACGCAGTTCAGCTCGGGGGTCCAACACCTCAAGCCTGGTTGCTTGCTTCATTTGCGCATCCCTCCTTCTGTGGGCAAAAA of Dehalococcoidia bacterium contains these proteins:
- a CDS encoding CoA transferase, which produces MGMVLEGIKVIDMSQYFAGPGTAMYLADLGADVIKVEPLAGDSCRTLHTTPRLGPLSKPFLVLNRNKRSIALDLRKPKAREVVYRLLDKADVFIHNFVVGDDVKFDMDYPTLSKRNPRLVYAHITAYGTIGPYAKMPGYDIAIQARMGITGARRMPDGTPVSSPVLVADMSAPMLLSFGITAALLDRHRTGKGRLVETSLLDLIVAMQGYTLVKVEGDDPTLPGSQSNVQYSPYRCADDKWLVVAFITDQKWTQLCEVMDLAHLATDPAYDNYMKRLAASAEIGAVLQEIFATKSRDEWIKLLEAAEVPCCPVNDREDVFDDPQVRATEAIISYDHPIAGRVWFMNTPLQISGQERRVRLPAPLVGEHTDAILKETGYAATEIAALHKEKVIA
- a CDS encoding enoyl-CoA hydratase-related protein; translated protein: MAETPTQWKVVPDFPTKEVLYEKRRYENGSVARITFNRPERLNAVTRTGMEEVCAALYDCSTDEDVGVVVLTGSGEKAFCAGGDVEWEAAGGLKKHLSAPASINGALLDCSKPSIAAVKGYAIGAGNHWAYYCDLTVAADNAVFGQNGPRIGSPADGLLSSYLTRVVGAKKAKEIWFLCHQYTAQEALAMGLVNKVVPVAQLDAEVEKWCLEILDMSPSILKMLKASFSHDIEYMRGTQGRFQRLIAPQWFESEEIKEAQKSWFEKRKPRFGQFRQRRQS
- a CDS encoding LLM class flavin-dependent oxidoreductase, which produces MKHGKFSYHLHEGAGPDLLPVAKRAESLGLDTLWSQELHSTPFIPLAAVATHVRRVRLGAGIALAFVRSPLETALSALDMDAVTDGRFVLGLGTGVQRLNERWHGVQNYGRPAPHLKECVQVVRMIIEKAHAGQPMRFKGQYYDIDIVGYQRPVKPVRPTIPIYVAAVGEGMCRAAGEVGDGLIGHALLTPKWCREVIQPNVRIGLARSGRDPSRFHVLPSLTVAISRDRQEARRDAAGVVAFYASVRTYEPYMAYHGFQEEARRVQDAFRKNGGFGSSVTDCVTEEMVDVFTAAGTPDDVRQQIRRYDDMADHVMVSEPGYFISEEKRRAYRDALFDLLGS
- a CDS encoding ABC transporter substrate-binding protein, encoding MKNTRWLLKVFAILSVVALSIGACSPAPVSNSRPTSTPAVPAAQASPVSPAPTSAAPRPTPPTQASARPAEPTPPPTQPAPEKPAYGGTLALTLSADIPSLDFNGENTVNVWEPGRATVESIVRRNAWKSDIPIEGHLANSWDVSKDGTVITFKFQSGIKWQDGSPFSADDVKFTFERYARPPQGVKSVWMAQLKPIKEAKVLDGTTLQLVLNEPSASFLDSLTYIPIYSKKWIEGGGDPRRQHVGTGPFKLQSYTPSVSLQFVRNASYWQEGKPYLDGLTWHIVADRATRFAALRTGRVRVASTRFSQLTPTEKTTVEQDKLPVRLWPTIVQGSPYMIFNLKTQPFSDIRVRRAIHLATDRAQARTVLFEGAGRPGFWFTYSKPSGIPFDELMKLPGFREDTALKQLDQAEAKRLMAEAGYPNGFKATLTSRPLSDFKNQAVFMANELNKIGIQANVDVLEDATVFAKFGRGDFQMGQLQGTTNLRPDPADNASLWFLPTSGLNYSYFDDAEFVKAYDEQGRLTDPSERSKLVRKMEQRLIDVMPGIHLGFFHGYLMAWNDVKNWPEFDRGVDANVLPNVWMSR